The following coding sequences lie in one Sphingomonas sp. M1-B02 genomic window:
- a CDS encoding rhamnogalacturonan acetylesterase, giving the protein MLAPYIASLAAIVAIACSPAASAQSFSFGPGAPASTRVYTAEAGYGFEGAVPQIGKDSVGGQPFFFSVDVPEGNYRVTVTFGGDRASETTARAELRRLMLERVRVPARGSATRSFIVNVRTPDFPGGRVKLKRPREVETEARAWDKRVTLEFAGTPAVRAIKVEPVTVPTIYILGDSTVADQSGEPFASWGQMFPRFFKPTVAVANHSESGESTLSATGAGRFEKILSLIRPGDTFIVQFGHNDQKAKAPDKEDKYKAILVDWARRVKAKGATLVIVTPMHRNRMIGGKVQDTLGNFPELARAAAAESGALLIDLHAKSRILYEALGPQGTNALFEHNADYSQKDGTHHGPYGAYELAKIVVQGLRDANAPIASEVLTDFERYDPARPLAEKNFKVPPSHTFASERPLGDN; this is encoded by the coding sequence ATGCTCGCCCCGTATATTGCTTCGCTCGCCGCTATAGTCGCAATTGCCTGCTCGCCCGCCGCATCCGCCCAGAGCTTCAGCTTCGGCCCCGGCGCCCCGGCGAGCACCAGGGTCTATACTGCGGAAGCGGGCTATGGCTTCGAGGGAGCCGTGCCGCAGATCGGCAAGGACAGTGTGGGTGGGCAGCCTTTCTTCTTCTCGGTCGATGTGCCTGAAGGCAATTATCGCGTGACGGTGACGTTTGGCGGTGATCGCGCATCCGAGACGACCGCCCGCGCTGAGTTGCGTCGGCTGATGCTCGAACGCGTCCGGGTCCCGGCCCGCGGCTCTGCCACGCGCAGTTTCATCGTCAATGTCCGGACGCCCGATTTTCCCGGAGGCCGCGTCAAGCTGAAAAGGCCGCGCGAAGTCGAGACCGAGGCGCGCGCTTGGGACAAGCGCGTCACGTTGGAATTCGCCGGCACCCCCGCCGTTCGCGCAATCAAGGTCGAGCCGGTCACCGTACCGACGATCTATATTCTCGGCGATTCGACGGTGGCCGATCAATCCGGCGAGCCTTTTGCATCCTGGGGGCAGATGTTTCCGCGCTTCTTCAAGCCGACCGTGGCAGTTGCCAACCATAGCGAATCCGGCGAATCGACCTTGTCGGCCACGGGCGCCGGCAGGTTCGAGAAGATCCTGTCGCTGATCCGTCCTGGCGATACCTTCATCGTGCAGTTCGGCCATAACGATCAAAAGGCCAAGGCGCCGGACAAGGAAGACAAATATAAGGCGATCCTGGTCGATTGGGCCCGCCGCGTAAAAGCAAAGGGTGCAACCCTGGTGATCGTGACGCCGATGCACCGCAACCGGATGATCGGCGGCAAGGTTCAGGACACGCTGGGCAACTTTCCCGAATTGGCCCGCGCGGCAGCGGCCGAATCGGGAGCTCTGCTCATCGACCTGCATGCCAAAAGCCGGATTCTCTACGAGGCGCTTGGGCCGCAGGGCACCAACGCACTGTTCGAACACAATGCCGACTATTCGCAAAAAGATGGCACGCATCACGGCCCGTACGGCGCGTACGAACTCGCAAAGATCGTCGTCCAGGGCCTGCGCGACGCGAACGCACCCATTGCCAGCGAGGTCCTGACTGATTTCGAACGCTACGATCCCGCCCGACCCCTGGCCGAGAAGAACTTCAAGGTTCCGCCGAGCCACACGTTCGCGAGCGAGCGGCCACTAGGCGACAATTAG
- a CDS encoding sialate O-acetylesterase, with protein sequence MRVMLIKLALGIVALGPPTAAATTQDGGAAEVYVLAGQSNMSGRGSLDELTPAEEEADPAIRVYGNDGVWKEGIEPLDDARKQVDAVSADAQAGVGPGLFFAREIHRLRRRPIIVIPCAKGGSSIGRWKPAEARDTLYGSCLARIREAGGRVSGILWYQGESDADTPERAGRWAQTFTALVAQFRKDLGQAKLPIAFVQIADPARSRDRAVKYPAWIQLQNAQRKVALPCVTMVAAAGLPLNQDELHLTTEAHRSLGIKLARTMDQLQRRRCAG encoded by the coding sequence ATGCGCGTTATGCTGATAAAATTAGCCTTGGGCATTGTAGCCTTGGGTCCACCAACGGCGGCTGCGACTACGCAAGATGGTGGCGCTGCGGAAGTTTACGTGCTTGCCGGTCAATCGAACATGTCAGGCCGCGGTTCGCTCGACGAGCTTACGCCTGCTGAGGAAGAGGCAGATCCTGCCATTAGAGTTTATGGCAATGATGGTGTCTGGAAGGAAGGTATCGAGCCGCTCGACGATGCACGAAAGCAGGTTGATGCTGTATCGGCAGACGCTCAGGCTGGCGTCGGGCCAGGGCTTTTCTTTGCGCGTGAGATCCACCGGTTGCGCCGTCGTCCGATAATCGTCATCCCCTGTGCAAAGGGGGGATCGTCGATCGGCAGATGGAAACCTGCGGAAGCGCGAGACACTCTATATGGTTCGTGTCTCGCACGCATCCGGGAGGCTGGGGGACGTGTGTCTGGGATCCTCTGGTATCAGGGCGAGAGCGATGCCGACACACCCGAACGCGCGGGGCGATGGGCGCAAACCTTCACTGCGTTGGTCGCTCAGTTTCGCAAGGACTTAGGACAGGCAAAGCTCCCCATTGCGTTCGTACAGATTGCCGACCCGGCACGAAGCAGAGATCGTGCAGTAAAATATCCGGCTTGGATTCAGCTTCAGAACGCACAGCGAAAGGTCGCGCTTCCGTGCGTCACCATGGTGGCAGCCGCGGGCCTGCCGCTGAACCAGGACGAACTTCACCTGACGACCGAGGCGCATCGCTCGCTTGGAATAAAATTGGCGCGAACCATGGATCAACTCCAAAGGCGCCGATGCGCAGGATAG
- a CDS encoding TonB-dependent receptor, with amino-acid sequence MKTKSRLLHGAVTMALGMAMSVPLGAEAQAAVGISITRQDMSTALLTFSRQSGRQILFAPELVRGKMANPVNGQRNLDAALAEILRGSGLSFRATSGGGYLILGEARRVTISQEVARPAPAPAPAQDIPEAAAEAPQEEESAEIVVSGFRGSLASAISIKKQAAGVVDAINAQDIADFPDANLADSLQRIPGIAIERDGGEGRSVTVRGLGGDFSRTRFNGLEAISSTSGSTLGGGINRGRSFDYSVFASELFNSIVVRKTQSAEVDEGSLGATIDLTTGRPFDNPGFQAAISAQAAYYDINNNVSPRLVGLVSKTFADDTVGILMSAAWNKRKVQEDAFSATSGSDFSDINNGFCPIVPGSRVNPVNPLVGSASFLPLCIAAPGAVPGSTPAAYNAINQPNVFVPKNPGYGRFENEQERLGLTGTLQLKPFDGTVITIDTAYSRFKQERTDIATNPTSFNRPNGTAAAGLTAAQLTGRPNMKVREVEISPAGQMVYGLFDDTDFSVTAGLDKSTTEFFQADLILEQELGSRGKMRALFGHSSSVYDNPYSRQITFSRFDVDGFAYDAREDRHRPIMNYGFDATNPGNWQFQPGYDNIRLFTNRVSSRLDNVKLDTSYEVADWFTAKAGVAVKRFQFESQRQQRFAATTVIPTLASAGLTIGDVSSNPITLGSLNLLPGSTDSFIVPDLEKISAAFNVGCNCVNEFGDFRIGSVGTGAQGDNRSVTERDISPYVQADFKLDFANGMTLRGDLGLRYASTNQIARGFVGAGVLRVVERTYNDWLPSANAALDLSSKLTVRAAAARVMSRPALSQLTPGGAIDVRFPPFSATLGNPDLDPYRATNLDLGVEWYFQLGSLLSATFFHKNIDSFVQQLGTTTTYAAAGLPTNILQPGQDPNTPTNLTTFENTSGGKIDGFEFQYQQPFTFLPGILKNFGAILNYTHIKSNISYVVSSNLNSPTFTAPLVNVSPNSANGTLYYEDSKLSARVSVAYRDEYLRVVPARSGLADYAGSYSTTNVDASISYKLTDELTLSLDAINLSNQPTSFWDGKDRRSQAVFSTTGRQFFLGARYKF; translated from the coding sequence ATGAAGACGAAAAGCAGGCTGCTGCATGGCGCAGTCACGATGGCGCTGGGAATGGCGATGAGCGTGCCGCTCGGCGCCGAAGCGCAGGCTGCAGTCGGCATCTCGATCACGCGCCAGGACATGAGCACCGCGCTCCTCACTTTCTCGCGCCAAAGCGGACGGCAGATCCTGTTCGCGCCCGAGCTGGTGCGCGGCAAGATGGCCAACCCGGTCAACGGCCAGCGCAATCTCGACGCGGCACTTGCCGAGATTCTGCGGGGCTCGGGCCTCAGCTTCCGCGCGACGTCGGGCGGTGGCTATCTGATCCTCGGCGAGGCGCGCCGGGTCACCATCTCTCAGGAAGTCGCTCGTCCGGCCCCGGCGCCTGCCCCCGCGCAGGACATTCCCGAAGCGGCCGCTGAAGCGCCCCAGGAGGAGGAAAGCGCGGAGATCGTCGTCAGCGGCTTCCGCGGCAGCCTCGCCTCGGCGATCTCAATCAAGAAGCAGGCGGCGGGCGTGGTCGACGCGATCAATGCGCAGGATATCGCCGACTTCCCCGACGCCAATTTGGCGGATTCGCTCCAGCGCATTCCTGGTATCGCGATCGAGCGCGATGGCGGCGAGGGGCGCTCGGTGACCGTCCGCGGCTTGGGTGGCGATTTCAGCCGCACCCGCTTCAACGGGCTTGAAGCGATCTCCTCCACCTCAGGCTCAACGTTGGGCGGCGGCATTAACCGCGGGCGCTCGTTCGATTACAGCGTTTTCGCGTCCGAGCTGTTCAACTCGATCGTCGTGCGCAAGACGCAGTCGGCCGAAGTAGACGAGGGTTCACTGGGTGCCACGATTGATCTGACCACGGGCCGCCCGTTCGACAATCCCGGCTTCCAGGCCGCGATCTCCGCGCAGGCTGCCTACTACGACATCAACAACAATGTCTCGCCGCGGCTGGTGGGACTCGTCAGCAAGACCTTCGCCGACGACACGGTCGGCATCCTGATGTCGGCGGCCTGGAACAAGCGCAAGGTGCAGGAAGACGCCTTCTCGGCGACGAGCGGCTCCGATTTCAGCGACATCAACAACGGCTTCTGCCCGATCGTCCCCGGCAGCCGCGTGAACCCGGTCAATCCGCTGGTCGGCAGCGCTTCTTTCCTGCCCTTGTGTATCGCCGCCCCGGGCGCGGTGCCGGGCTCGACCCCGGCCGCCTACAACGCGATCAACCAGCCCAACGTCTTCGTGCCCAAGAATCCGGGCTATGGTCGGTTCGAGAATGAGCAGGAGCGGCTGGGCCTGACTGGCACGTTGCAGCTCAAGCCTTTCGACGGGACGGTGATAACCATCGACACGGCCTACTCTCGCTTCAAGCAAGAGCGGACCGACATCGCGACCAATCCAACCTCGTTCAACCGCCCGAACGGCACCGCCGCCGCCGGCCTCACCGCAGCGCAGCTCACCGGACGCCCTAACATGAAGGTGCGCGAAGTTGAGATCAGCCCGGCCGGGCAGATGGTCTACGGCCTGTTCGACGACACCGATTTCAGCGTCACCGCCGGCCTCGACAAGTCGACCACCGAATTCTTCCAGGCGGATCTGATCCTCGAGCAGGAGCTCGGCTCGCGCGGCAAGATGCGCGCGCTGTTCGGGCATTCGTCCTCGGTCTACGACAACCCCTATTCGCGCCAGATCACGTTCAGCCGCTTCGACGTCGATGGGTTCGCCTACGACGCGCGCGAGGATCGGCACCGCCCGATCATGAACTACGGGTTCGATGCCACCAATCCCGGAAACTGGCAGTTCCAGCCCGGCTACGACAATATCCGCCTGTTCACGAACCGCGTGTCCAGCCGGCTCGACAATGTGAAGCTCGATACCAGCTACGAGGTGGCCGACTGGTTCACTGCCAAGGCCGGCGTCGCGGTTAAGCGCTTCCAGTTTGAATCGCAGCGCCAGCAGCGGTTCGCCGCCACCACCGTCATCCCGACGCTCGCCTCCGCCGGGCTGACGATCGGCGATGTCAGCTCCAATCCGATCACCCTCGGCTCGCTCAATCTGCTGCCCGGATCGACGGACAGCTTCATCGTCCCCGATCTCGAGAAGATCAGTGCGGCGTTCAATGTTGGCTGCAACTGCGTCAACGAGTTCGGCGATTTCCGGATCGGTAGCGTCGGCACCGGCGCGCAGGGCGACAATCGGTCGGTCACCGAGCGCGACATCAGCCCCTATGTTCAGGCCGACTTCAAGCTCGATTTCGCCAACGGCATGACGTTGCGCGGCGATCTTGGCCTTCGCTACGCCAGCACCAACCAGATCGCCCGCGGCTTCGTCGGTGCCGGCGTGTTACGCGTCGTCGAGCGGACCTATAACGACTGGCTGCCCTCGGCGAACGCAGCGCTAGATCTGTCGAGCAAGCTGACCGTGCGCGCCGCGGCCGCCCGTGTCATGTCACGGCCCGCGCTCAGCCAGCTGACTCCGGGTGGCGCGATCGACGTGCGCTTCCCGCCATTCAGCGCGACGCTCGGAAATCCCGATCTCGATCCGTATCGCGCGACCAATCTCGATCTCGGCGTCGAATGGTATTTCCAGCTTGGCTCGCTGCTCTCGGCGACCTTCTTCCACAAAAATATCGATAGCTTCGTGCAGCAGCTCGGCACGACGACGACCTATGCTGCCGCGGGCCTGCCGACGAACATCCTCCAGCCTGGTCAGGACCCGAACACACCGACCAACCTGACCACGTTCGAGAATACCAGTGGCGGCAAGATCGACGGCTTCGAATTCCAGTACCAGCAGCCGTTCACCTTCCTGCCGGGCATCCTCAAGAATTTCGGCGCGATCCTCAATTACACGCATATCAAGTCGAACATTAGCTACGTCGTCTCGTCGAACCTCAACAGCCCGACCTTCACTGCGCCGCTGGTGAACGTCTCGCCCAATTCGGCCAACGGCACGCTCTACTACGAGGACAGCAAGCTCTCGGCGCGTGTCTCGGTCGCCTATCGCGACGAGTATCTTCGCGTTGTGCCGGCGCGTTCGGGACTGGCGGACTATGCCGGTTCTTATTCGACGACCAACGTCGATGCGTCGATTTCGTATAAACTGACCGACGAGCTGACGCTGTCGCTGGACGCGATCAACCTGAGCAACCAGCCGACGAGCTTCTGGGACGGCAAAGACCGCAGGAGCCAGGCGGTTTTCAGTACCACGGGCCGGCAATTCTTTCTGGGCGCGCGCTACAAGTTCTGA
- a CDS encoding FecR family protein, producing MTDPRLIEAATWSERLAEAPGAITRARFAAWRRKPGSKEAWDSVAAARDTIAVLASHPELQALRDGLIDHDEPRFAARRRPLWVLAAAACVAAVAPLALWQLAGNPIAPPAQQALVYRTAPGKRLTVALPDGSRLTLNTASRVRVAYSDNERRLELDQGQGLFEVAKDAKRPFRVSSGGQTVTAHGTVFDVRHAADAVQVALVEGKVSVAAAGTARAAPVLLRPDDVLTATAKGVSVRHMPGRAEALASWTTGRLVFMDETLANAVAEMNRYGSSRIVVADSRAAQMRISGSFRIGDVRPFLEMLELGFPVRVERSADGTAHLSSRR from the coding sequence GTGACTGATCCGCGCCTTATCGAGGCAGCGACCTGGTCCGAACGCCTGGCAGAAGCACCCGGTGCGATCACGCGTGCGCGGTTCGCAGCATGGCGGCGCAAGCCCGGGAGCAAAGAGGCTTGGGACAGCGTGGCTGCCGCACGCGACACGATCGCCGTGCTCGCCAGTCACCCCGAATTGCAGGCGCTGCGTGACGGCCTGATCGACCATGACGAACCGCGCTTCGCGGCGCGTCGCCGCCCGTTGTGGGTGCTGGCTGCCGCGGCCTGCGTCGCTGCGGTCGCGCCGCTTGCGCTGTGGCAGCTTGCCGGCAATCCGATCGCGCCCCCGGCGCAGCAGGCGCTCGTCTATCGCACTGCGCCCGGCAAGCGGCTCACGGTGGCGTTGCCCGACGGCTCGCGCCTGACGCTCAATACCGCCAGCCGAGTCCGCGTCGCCTATAGCGACAATGAGCGACGTCTCGAACTCGATCAGGGACAGGGCCTATTCGAAGTGGCCAAGGACGCCAAGCGTCCCTTCCGGGTCTCGTCGGGCGGGCAGACCGTCACTGCGCACGGGACCGTCTTCGACGTCCGGCACGCGGCCGACGCGGTGCAGGTGGCGCTGGTCGAAGGCAAGGTCAGCGTCGCCGCGGCGGGCACGGCACGCGCCGCCCCGGTCTTGCTGCGCCCCGACGACGTGCTGACCGCTACTGCGAAGGGCGTGTCGGTGCGCCACATGCCCGGCCGCGCCGAAGCGCTGGCGAGCTGGACCACCGGCCGCCTCGTCTTCATGGACGAGACGCTGGCCAACGCGGTCGCCGAGATGAACCGCTACGGATCTTCGCGCATCGTTGTTGCAGACAGCCGCGCCGCGCAAATGCGCATCAGCGGCTCGTTCCGCATCGGCGACGTGCGGCCGTTCCTCGAGATGCTCGAGCTGGGCTTCCCGGTGCGCGTCGAGCGCAGCGCCGACGGCACTGCGCACCTTTCTTCGCGTCGCTGA
- a CDS encoding IclR family transcriptional regulator — protein MDVGRHGARTLERGLDLLERVVGEPMNVHDLAGQAGLGLSTTRRLVASLVDKGFLTINHNRVFLAGPKLLELGARGRDQLDLVNVARPYLKILSAATGTPSFLGERFHDESVHLHCEPGTQRVRVSTSVGARSSLPETSLGRALLLDDSDDEWQRLFAKAAPEHRAPGWKQAMRAAHAEGLIVFDSPSSDRTRAVAAPVRDALGTIIAAISIVGAMQYVDESELDRIGPLVRDAAEAISFQLGYARGK, from the coding sequence TTGGACGTAGGCCGGCACGGCGCACGAACGCTTGAGCGGGGGCTTGATCTGCTCGAGCGCGTCGTCGGCGAGCCTATGAACGTGCACGACCTCGCTGGACAAGCGGGGCTGGGCCTCTCAACGACCCGGCGGCTGGTGGCGAGCCTCGTCGATAAGGGCTTCCTGACGATCAATCATAACCGCGTCTTCCTGGCCGGGCCGAAGCTGCTCGAATTGGGCGCACGCGGGCGCGATCAGCTCGACCTCGTCAATGTCGCGCGGCCGTATCTCAAGATTCTGTCCGCGGCGACCGGCACGCCATCCTTTCTAGGCGAGCGATTCCATGATGAATCTGTGCATTTGCACTGCGAACCCGGCACGCAGCGGGTGCGGGTGAGCACCTCAGTCGGCGCGCGCAGTAGCTTGCCCGAGACTAGCCTAGGGCGCGCGCTGCTTCTCGACGACTCCGACGACGAATGGCAGCGCTTGTTCGCCAAGGCGGCCCCGGAACATCGCGCACCGGGATGGAAGCAGGCGATGCGCGCGGCACATGCCGAAGGCCTGATCGTCTTCGACAGTCCTTCGTCCGACCGTACCCGAGCGGTCGCCGCGCCGGTACGAGATGCATTGGGCACGATCATTGCCGCAATCAGCATCGTCGGCGCGATGCAATATGTCGACGAGTCGGAGCTGGATCGCATCGGACCTCTGGTCCGCGACGCCGCGGAGGCAATAAGTTTTCAGTTGGGATACGCTCGGGGTAAGTAG
- a CDS encoding glutathione S-transferase family protein, with product MITVWGGQTSRSIRVVWVLEEMGLPYRLRQVDMLAAKSDPTWLAVNPGNFLPAIQDGDVTMVESVAIMEYLMGRYGPTPLQPGPNDPSFPTYQQFLHMGEAGLATLIMVPLVSGFIAPETERDNWGARWARECVERRLLLVRRQLAGAPYMAGDRFTAADISVTYALKLGANRAGFALGDAEQAYLARTTNREAYKRAFNRSHEGMAA from the coding sequence ATGATCACGGTCTGGGGCGGACAGACTTCGCGCTCAATCCGGGTCGTCTGGGTCTTGGAGGAAATGGGCCTGCCCTACCGCTTGCGGCAGGTGGACATGCTGGCCGCGAAGAGCGATCCGACGTGGCTCGCCGTCAATCCCGGCAATTTCCTGCCCGCGATCCAGGACGGCGACGTCACCATGGTCGAGTCCGTGGCGATTATGGAGTATCTGATGGGCCGCTATGGGCCCACGCCGCTTCAGCCGGGGCCCAACGACCCCTCTTTTCCAACGTACCAGCAGTTCCTCCACATGGGCGAAGCGGGCCTTGCAACTTTGATCATGGTGCCGCTGGTGAGCGGCTTCATCGCGCCCGAGACGGAACGGGACAACTGGGGTGCCCGCTGGGCGCGCGAGTGCGTCGAACGACGGCTGCTGCTCGTCAGGCGGCAGCTCGCAGGAGCACCCTACATGGCCGGCGATAGGTTCACCGCCGCTGACATCTCCGTAACCTACGCACTGAAACTCGGCGCAAACCGCGCTGGGTTCGCCCTCGGCGACGCAGAACAGGCTTACCTTGCCCGCACCACGAACCGCGAAGCGTACAAGCGCGCCTTCAACCGCTCGCATGAAGGCATGGCAGCGTAG
- a CDS encoding DUF899 family protein, translating to MKIGNGSLPPSDELAATRSAIFPGESEAYASARQTLLAEEIDLRRQLARVAEHRRSLPPGPIIEKSYRFIDAAGAEVGLVDLFGEHNTLVTYFWMYGPERARPCPMCTNLLGPLDGNAADIKQRAALKVFGRSSVERQVAFAHERGWTELDFVQTVGDDYARDIGALTPEGDEYPALVVYRRERAQVRLFWAGEMSGTMADPGQDPRGAPDLAPLWNVLDLTPEGRDPDWYPKLSY from the coding sequence TTGAAAATCGGCAATGGCTCGCTACCCCCTTCCGACGAATTAGCCGCCACACGTTCGGCCATCTTCCCCGGCGAGAGCGAGGCCTATGCCTCTGCGAGACAAACATTGTTGGCGGAGGAAATCGACCTGCGTCGCCAGCTCGCCCGGGTCGCCGAGCACCGCCGTTCCTTGCCCCCAGGCCCGATCATCGAGAAGTCTTACCGGTTCATCGACGCTGCCGGGGCCGAGGTCGGCCTTGTCGATCTTTTCGGCGAGCACAACACGCTGGTCACGTATTTCTGGATGTACGGCCCGGAGCGCGCGCGCCCTTGCCCGATGTGCACCAACTTGCTTGGTCCACTCGATGGCAATGCTGCCGACATCAAGCAGCGAGCGGCTCTCAAGGTTTTCGGTCGCTCCTCAGTCGAGCGGCAGGTAGCCTTTGCCCACGAGCGCGGTTGGACTGAACTCGATTTCGTGCAGACGGTCGGGGACGACTATGCCCGCGACATCGGCGCGCTGACTCCCGAGGGCGACGAGTATCCCGCATTGGTCGTTTACCGGCGCGAACGCGCACAGGTCAGGCTCTTCTGGGCTGGGGAGATGAGCGGAACAATGGCCGACCCCGGGCAGGACCCGCGCGGCGCGCCGGATCTCGCGCCCTTGTGGAATGTGCTGGACCTCACACCAGAAGGACGGGATCCGGATTGGTATCCCAAGCTGAGCTACTGA
- a CDS encoding polysaccharide deacetylase family protein: MITLLWPVVIGLACSASGAAAPPPTRSEAPFLIAITVDDLPAHGPLPATISRAAIAQAYVAVLKAHRVPGAFGFVNAARIDREPGSEAVLDIWRKAGYPLGNHSFSHLNIGRAASFDAWKTDVEKGEPAVARRMRGRDWHFFRFPNLARGAGEQQAAAAKFLEGRGYRLADVSVAFGDWVYSDAYVRCLEKGDQASIVTMKAQYLAGVDDGIAHMKAVSQRIYGRVIPQVLLTHLGAWSVATMREVMAKLDAAGAKYVTLPQAQSDPAYAAAAALPGGGSIMERTAKARNIDLSSIAPLRVGVDVKQLCR, encoded by the coding sequence TTGATCACGTTGTTGTGGCCGGTGGTGATCGGGCTTGCGTGTTCCGCGAGCGGCGCTGCCGCGCCGCCGCCGACCCGCAGCGAAGCCCCCTTCCTGATTGCCATTACCGTCGACGACCTGCCCGCGCATGGGCCCCTGCCGGCGACGATCAGCCGCGCCGCGATTGCCCAGGCCTATGTCGCGGTCCTGAAGGCGCATCGCGTCCCCGGGGCGTTCGGGTTCGTCAACGCCGCCAGGATCGACCGCGAACCGGGCAGCGAGGCGGTGCTCGATATCTGGCGCAAGGCAGGATATCCACTTGGCAACCACAGTTTCAGTCACCTCAACATCGGTCGGGCGGCGTCTTTCGACGCGTGGAAGACCGATGTCGAAAAGGGCGAGCCGGCGGTCGCCAGGCGCATGCGCGGCCGGGATTGGCACTTTTTCCGTTTTCCGAATCTCGCGAGGGGAGCAGGCGAACAGCAAGCCGCCGCCGCCAAGTTCCTGGAGGGGCGGGGCTATCGCCTGGCGGACGTGAGCGTGGCCTTTGGCGATTGGGTCTATAGCGACGCCTATGTCCGATGCCTCGAAAAGGGGGACCAGGCGAGCATCGTGACGATGAAGGCGCAATATCTGGCGGGGGTAGATGACGGGATTGCGCACATGAAGGCGGTTTCGCAGCGCATTTATGGCCGCGTCATCCCCCAGGTTCTGCTGACGCACCTGGGCGCTTGGTCTGTTGCGACGATGCGGGAGGTGATGGCCAAGCTCGACGCCGCCGGTGCGAAATATGTGACATTGCCCCAGGCGCAGTCGGATCCGGCATATGCCGCAGCCGCGGCCCTGCCCGGCGGCGGCAGCATTATGGAGCGCACGGCGAAGGCGCGGAACATCGACCTATCCAGCATCGCGCCGCTGCGCGTGGGCGTGGACGTCAAGCAACTCTGCCGATGA
- a CDS encoding EF-hand domain-containing protein — translation MAVITILITVPAAAQVQSISASLARMDVDKDGKLSLAEWAADSAAIFKKTDADKDGAIVRGEAVVRYQKGGAAADPKLESRVAKIMAPDTNGDGQVSAAEAKIASDAEFKKRDKNGDGFIGGDDAAG, via the coding sequence GTGGCTGTCATCACCATCTTGATAACCGTTCCTGCCGCGGCGCAGGTCCAATCAATATCGGCCAGCTTGGCGCGGATGGACGTTGACAAGGACGGCAAGTTGAGCCTCGCCGAATGGGCGGCGGACTCCGCTGCGATCTTCAAGAAGACCGACGCCGACAAGGACGGCGCGATAGTCCGAGGCGAGGCCGTAGTCCGTTATCAAAAGGGTGGCGCTGCGGCAGATCCGAAGCTGGAAAGCCGAGTGGCGAAGATCATGGCTCCCGACACGAATGGCGATGGCCAGGTTTCAGCGGCCGAAGCGAAAATTGCCAGCGACGCCGAATTCAAGAAGCGCGACAAGAATGGCGACGGGTTCATCGGCGGCGATGACGCTGCGGGCTGA
- a CDS encoding RNA polymerase sigma factor, with translation MSGNAHRSDDATYDRSSLLRSLIDTYSRPLSRYFARRVSSGQDVPDLVQEVFLRLSTLDDPASIRQRDSFIFVTAANVLKDRYRRERTGAAWSATDPIDDMDMEGSDFAPDRVLESKQAADLIRRALAELPDRTRAVFVRRMIEGMKMADIADVMMISTRAAEKHQARALAHVAERLREWRRD, from the coding sequence GTGAGCGGCAACGCCCATCGAAGCGACGACGCCACTTACGATCGGTCAAGCCTGTTACGGTCGCTGATCGACACCTACAGCCGGCCGCTAAGTCGATATTTCGCTCGCCGCGTATCGTCGGGACAGGACGTGCCCGATCTCGTCCAGGAAGTGTTTCTGCGGCTGAGCACGCTCGACGATCCCGCCAGCATCCGCCAGCGCGACAGCTTCATTTTCGTTACTGCTGCGAATGTACTGAAGGACCGATATCGGCGCGAGCGCACCGGCGCCGCTTGGTCTGCAACCGATCCGATCGACGATATGGATATGGAAGGTTCGGATTTTGCGCCGGACCGCGTCTTGGAAAGCAAGCAGGCTGCCGATCTGATCCGCCGGGCACTGGCGGAGCTTCCTGATCGTACGCGAGCCGTGTTCGTGCGTCGGATGATCGAGGGAATGAAAATGGCGGATATCGCCGACGTCATGATGATCTCCACGCGCGCCGCTGAAAAGCACCAGGCGCGCGCGCTCGCGCATGTCGCCGAGCGGTTACGGGAATGGCGTCGTGACTGA